From Camelus bactrianus isolate YW-2024 breed Bactrian camel chromosome 16, ASM4877302v1, whole genome shotgun sequence, the proteins below share one genomic window:
- the RND2 gene encoding rho-related GTP-binding protein RhoN, with the protein MEGQSGRCKIVVVGDAECGKTALLQVFAKDAYPGSYVPTVFENYTASFEIDKRRIELNMWDTSGSSYYDNVRPLAYPDSDAVLICFDISRPETLDSVLKKWQGETQEFCPNAKVVLVGCKLDMRTDLATLRELSKQRLIPVTHEQGTVLAKQVGAVSYVECSSRSSERSVRDVFHVATVASLGRGHRQLRRTDSRRGMQRSAQLAGRPDRGNGNGSEGEIHKDRAKSCNLM; encoded by the exons ATGGAGGGGCAGAGCGGCCGCTGCAAGATCGTGGTGGTGGGGGACGCGGAGTGCGGCAAGACAGCGTTGCTGCAGGTGTTCGCCAAGGACGCCTACCCCGGG AGTTATGTCCCCACCGTGTTTGAGAACTACACCGCCAGCTTTGAGATCGACAAGCGCCGCATTGAGCTCAACATGTGGGACACTTCAG GTTCCTCTTACTATGATAATGTCCGACCTCTGGCCTATCCTGATTCAGATGCTGTGCTCATCTGCTTCGACATTAGCCGACCAGAAACACTGGACAGTGTCCTCAAGAAG TGGCAAGGGGAGACTCAGGAGTTTTGCCCCAATGCCAAGGTTGTGCTGGTTGGCTGTAAACTGGACATGCGGACTGACCTGGCTACGCTGAGAGAGCTGTCCAAGCAGAGGCTTATCCCTGTTACACATGAGCAG GGCACCGTGCTGGCCAAGCAGGTGGGGGCCGTGTCCTATGTGGAATGCTCCTCCCGGTCCTCTGAGCGCAGTGTCAGAGATGTCTTCCACGTGGCCACAGTGGCCTCCCTTGGCCGTGGCCATAGGCAGCTGCGCCGTACTGATTCACGACGGGGAATGCAGCGATCTGCTCAGCTGGCGGGACGGCCAGACCGGGGGAACGGGAACGGGAGTGAGGGCGAGATACACAAGGATAGAGCCAAGAGCTGCAACCTCATGTGA
- the VAT1 gene encoding synaptic vesicle membrane protein VAT-1 homolog: MSAEREVAEAATVVAAAEARAGEDAPSQPPKAEAAGEAQPSAAPEGAAAASPPPLRCLVLTGFGGYDKVKLQSRQAAPPAPGPGQLTLRVKACGLNFADLMARQGLYDRLPPLPLTPGMEGAGVVIAVGEGVNDRKVGDRVMVLIRSGMWQEEVTVPSVHTFPMPEAMTFEEAAALLVNYITAYMVLFDFGNLRPGHSVLVHMAAGGVGMAALQLCRTVENVTVFGTASASKHDVLKENGVTHPIDYHTTDYVDEIKKISPKGVDIVMDPLGGSDTAKGYNLLKPMGKVVTYGMANLLTGPKRNLMALARTWWNQFSVTALQLLPANRAVCGFHLGYLEGEVELVSGVVARLLALYNQGRIKPHIDSVWPFEKVADAMRQMQEKKNVGKVLLVPGPEKEN; the protein is encoded by the exons ATGTCCGCCGAGAGAGAGGTAGCCGAGGCGGCCACCGTGGTGGCGGCGGCCGAggcaagggcaggagaagacgcCCCTTCGCAGCCCCCGAAGGCGGAGGCAGCCGGCGAGGCCCAGCCATCCGCGGCCCCGGAGGGGGCCGCCGCCGCTTCGCCGCCGCCGCTGCGCTGCCTGGTGCTCACCGGCTTCGGCGGCTACGACAAGGTGAAACTGCAGAGCCGGCAGGCCGCGCCCCCGGCCCCCGGTCCAGGCCAGCTGACGCTGCGCGTCAAGGCCTGCGGGCTCAACTTCGCCGACCTTATGGCCCGACAGGGGCTGTACGACCGGCTGCCGCCGCTGCCCCTCACTCCGGGCATGGAGGGCGCGGGCGTGGTAATCGCTGTGGGCGAGGGAGTTAACGACCGCAAG GTAGGGGATCGGGTGATGGTGTTGATCCGGTCAGGCATGTGGCAGGAGGAGGTGACTGTGCCTTCGGTCCATACCTTCCCGATGCCAGAGGCCATGACTTTTGAAGAAGCTGCTGCCTTGCTGGTCAATTATATCACAGCCTACATGGTCCTCTTTGATTTTGGCAACCTACGACCTGGCCACAGCGTCTTGGTACACATGGCTGCAG GGGGTGTGGGTATGGCTGCCCTGCAGCTGTGCCGGACAGTGGAGAACGTGACGGTGTTTGGAACGGCCTCAGCCAGCAAGCATGACGTGCTGAAGGAGAATGGAGTCACACACCCCATCGACTACCACACGACTGACTATGTAGATGAGATCAAGAAGATCTCCCCCAAAG GAGTGGACATCGTCATGGACCCTCTAGGGGGATCAGATACTGCGAAGGGCTACAACCTCCTCAAACCCATGGGCAAAGTGGTCACTTACG GAATGGCCAACCTGCTGACAGGCCCCAAGCGGAACCTGATGGCCCTGGCGCGCACGTGGTGGAATCAGTTCAGCGTGACAGCGCTGCAGCTGCTGCCAGCCAACCGCGCTGTGTGCGGCTTCCACCTGGGCTACCTGGAGGGCGAGGTGGAGCTGGTCAGCGGTGTGGTGGCCCGCCTCCTGGCTCTGTACAACCAGGGTCGCATCAAACCCCACATCGATTCGGTGTGGCCCTTTGAGAAG GTGGCAGATGCCATGAGGCAGATGCAGGAGAAGAAGAATGTGGGCAAAGTCCTCCTGGTGCCTGGGCCCGAGAAGGAGAACTAG
- the IFI35 gene encoding interferon-induced 35 kDa protein → MLALHTLQEEQARLKMRLQELRRKLRDVPKDKVPFPVPEVPLVFRGHIQQDREMAKSVISKLQICYPLPGGSAVVIFDDPNVAKQVLQQKEHKINVEEFWLRVQVQPLELPMLTTIQVSSQMSDQRVLVSGFPAELKLSEEELLDKLEIFFGKTKNGGGDVEMRELLQGGVMLGFAKDGVAQRLCQTGQFTVPLGKQQVPLRASPYVSGTIQKAEVRSQLVPQAVLVLNIPDVLDGPELQDILEVHFQKPTRGGGEVEALRVVPLGHRGLAVFTAKSG, encoded by the exons ATGCTG GCCCTCCATACCCTCCAGGAGGAACAGGCCAGACTAAAGATGAGGCTGCAGGAGCTGAGAAGGAAGCTCAGGGACGTCCCCAAAGACAAG gtcCCATTCCCAGTACCTGAGGTCCCCCTGGTGTTTCGAGGACACATTCAGCAGGACAGGGAAATGGCCAAGTCTGTGATTTCCAAATTGCAGATCTGTTACCCTCTGCCTGGAGGTTCTGCGGTGGTCATTTTTGATGATCCCAATG tgGCTAAGCAGGTGCTGCAGCAAAAGGAGCATAAGATCAATGTGGAAGAGTTCTGGCTGCGGGTACAGGTCCAGCCCTTGGAGCTGCCCATGCTGACCACCATCCAG GTGTCCAGCCAGATGAGTGACCAGAGAGTGCTGGTCAGTGGGTTTCCTGCCGAGCTCAAGCTGAgtgaggaggagctgctggacaagCTGGAGATCTTCTTTGGCAAGACCAAGAATGGGGGTGGCGATGTGGAGATGCGAGAACTGCTGCAAGGGGGTGTCATGCTGGGCTTCGCTAAGGATGGAG TGGCCCAACGCCTGTGCCAGACTGGCCAGTTCACAGTGCCCCTGGGAAAGCAGCAGGTCCCTCTGAGAGCCTCTCCCTACGTGAGTGGGACGATCCAGAAGGCCGAG GTCAGGTCCCAGCTGGTACCCCAGGCGGTACTGGTGCTCAACATTCCCGATGTCCTGGATGGCCCGGAGCTGCAAGACATCCTGGAGGTCCACTTCCAGAAGCCCACCcgtgggggcggggaggtggaAGCCTTGAGAGTCGTACCCCTGGGACATCGGGGCCTGGCAGTCTTCACGGCCAAATCGGGCTAG
- the RPL27 gene encoding large ribosomal subunit protein eL27, protein MGKFMKPGKVVLVLAGRYSGRKAVIVKNIDDGTSDRPYSHALVAGIDRYPRKVTAAMGKKKIAKRSKIKSFVKVYNYNHLMPTRYSVDIPLDKTVVNKDVFRDPALKRKARREAKVKFEERYKTGKNKWFFQKLRF, encoded by the exons ATGGGCAAGTTCATGAAACCTGGGAAGGTGGTACTGGTCCTGGCTGGACGCTACTCCGGACGCAAAGCGGTCATCGTGAAG AACATTGATGATGGCACCTCAGACCGGCCCTACAGCCATGCTCTGGTGGCTGGAATTGACCGCTATCCCCGCAAAGTGACAGCTGCCATGGGCAAGAAGAAAATCGCCAAGAGATCAAAGATCAAGTCTTTCGTAAAAGTTTATAATTACAATCACCTCATGCCCACAAG GTACTCTGTGGATATCCCCTTGGACAAAACTGTTGTCAACAAGGATGTCTTTAGAGACCCTGCTCTCAAACGCAAGGCCCGACGAGAGGCTAAGGTCAAGTTTGAGGAGAG ATACAAGACCGGCAAGAACAAATGGTTCTTCCAGAAGTTGCGGTTTTAG